The genomic window GTGACGCCATCTCTTATGATGACTGGCAAGGGATCTGCCGGATCCTCAAGTGGTTGGACAAAAACTGGGACCGCCCGGACGAAGGCATCTGGGAGGTCCGCGGAGGCGCCAGAAAATTCCTGCACTCCCGGCTGATGTGCTGGGTGGCCTTCGACCGCGCCATCCGCCTGGGCAGAAAACGCTCGCTCGCGGCCCCCTATGCTGACTGGCTGATCACCCGAGATAAGATCTACGAGAGCATCTTTAAGGACTTCTGGGACAATTCCCTCAAGGCCTTTGTGCAGTACCAGGGGTCCAAAAACCTCGACGCCGCCACTCTGCTGATGCCCCTCATGCGGTTTATCAGCCCAGTCGATCCTCGCTGGCTCTCTACCTTAAAAGCAATCGAGGAACGGCTGACCGAAGACACCCTCGTTTACCGCTATGACACCCAGGCCGAAGCCATTGATGGCATGACCGGGTCGGAAGGCAGCTTTGTCGCCTGCTCTTTCTGGTACATCGAATGCCTGGCACGTGCCCATCAACTGGAAAAGGCGCAGCTCCTCTTTGACAAGATGCTCGGCTATGCCAACCACCTCGGTCTTTACTCTGAGGAGCTGGGCCGCAGCGGCGAGCACCTGGGCAATTTTCCCCAGGCCTTTACCCACCTGGCACTCATCAGTGCGGCTACCTATCTTGATCGCGCCCTCTCCGGCCGGGACTCCAGCCCCTGGCATTGACTCAATGCGCCAGCAGGACCACCCCGGCACAGACACAAAGCGCGGCAATCCAACGCCGCTTGTCTACGTTTTCCTTCAGAAAAAGCTTTGCCGCCACGGTGTTCGTCACAACTGTAAGAGAGGCTGAGGCCGGGGCCACCAGGCTCAGGTCTGCATGACTGAGGGCAAACAGCAGTGAAAAGAAGCTGATGGCCATCGCCGCCACTCCACAGAAAAACCGTCCGTTCGTGGTCACCGCGCGAACCGCCCCTGCCAGTCCGGAATGCGCTTTGATCTCATCCAGATCGCCGATCTGCCGCATGGCCGAGGCAATCAATACGTCGCCTGCGGTTGCAGCCACGATAATGCAGGCGATCATCGCCGCATTTTCCAGTCCGGACACATGAGAGACCATCACAGGCAGACCTCTTCGGCCGATTTTGCCGCAGTTTTCGCCGGTTTCGCCTTCTCATGCTCCGTATAAGACGGCCCACGCATGACAAATCCTACCGCCGTGGTGATCAGAAAAATTCCCAGCCAGCGCGACAGCGAGATCTCCTCATGACGCCAGAATCTGGCCAGCAGCGCCACGATCACATTGGCAAAGGAGGTCACCGGAAGCACATATGTCAGGTCGGCCCAGGACAATGCCGTAAGCCATGAGGCGAAAAATCCAATCAGAAGCAGGATTCCGCCCAGCACCCACGGCGTCGCCACCGCATGCAGCAGG from Pseudacidobacterium ailaaui includes these protein-coding regions:
- a CDS encoding EamA family transporter; the protein is MVSHVSGLENAAMIACIIVAATAGDVLIASAMRQIGDLDEIKAHSGLAGAVRAVTTNGRFFCGVAAMAISFFSLLFALSHADLSLVAPASASLTVVTNTVAAKLFLKENVDKRRWIAALCVCAGVVLLAH
- a CDS encoding EamA family transporter translates to MTRRTMTFRRYLVLAFVTVSAPLGDSFLDRGMKQIGPVSLDHATVLLHAVATPWVLGGILLLIGFFASWLTALSWADLTYVLPVTSFANVIVALLARFWRHEEISLSRWLGIFLITTAVGFVMRGPSYTEHEKAKPAKTAAKSAEEVCL